One genomic region from Macellibacteroides fermentans encodes:
- a CDS encoding TonB-dependent receptor: protein MRITSFLLFLCVFASFATNTSSQNAKVNISGSNMTVGNFIDQVEKQTEYLFVYSKSEVNVEEAIAVKNGNKSVAQCLAEAFAGTDVKYAFENDYIVLTKNASPAIAQQGKVVTGTITDSKGEAIIGANVLVKGSSLGTTTDFDGKYSLEVPAGAVLQVSYIGYLSKEVAVGNQSNINIVLTEDTQTLDEVVVVGYGTQRKSDVTGSISVANADDILKTSSFNALAGLKGKASGVNIFTNSGQPGGATRVMIRGIGTINSSSNPLYVVDGVVMEDFQFLNPNDIERIEVLKDASATAIYGARGANGVLMVTTKRGIAGEGVKVSYNGYVSLSQAASKMDVMNAAEFMEAMNVSYENDRKWYGSTKTLTLKDTELFNADGSPKYDTDWQDEATRTALSHNHQLSIQQGGKNSSVGAFLNYTDQQGVMLNTFMKRINAKLTYDAKPLSWLSTGVNVLVNHTWQNDTDEGGGGQVARRTMIEMPAIFPVKYPNGKWSNSFSTSDFSFEAMANPVHALETMERMRYRTQIFGNAALTFHLLPGLDLRTQIGVDAHLRKWREYSPTDLINISSPNGYAFMSDTQQLYWQEETYLSYNKVFGKHRVNAVAGLSWQERTYNYMSVAASGFSDNFYGYNNLGAAKTPEPPTSNYNRWAMNSYFLRGAYTYNDRYMATVTARMDGSSKFGANNKYAFFPSLGLGWLASNEGFMEDMTAIDQLKFHTSYGVTGNSEIDPYKSLATISSGTALIDGGRQATSYVARLANPDLEWEKTNQFDFGFNLNMFKNRLNFDVSYYYKLTTDLLLDSPVPHSTGFSSIIDNIGEVENFGVDFMLNSVNVQTKDFSWNTTLNVNYNRNKIKQLGENNEDILPGPGWVSGSQTILRVGESLSSFWGYERLGVWTVEERAQAEAAGARVGQAKRSKEKKILGKGIPDFTGSLINTFNYKNFDLTVDLQFVAGVDILQQFYHSAEDRFGYTSGLASILHEGYNGSNPNTMVQAVRNANLSGQSSELDSHWVADGSYIRGNLIQLGYTFDAKALQSLRLGALRVYASVNNAFVLDSKDFQGYDPEGTSQGSNQWGQNMFFYQYPKPRTYTLGVNVTF, encoded by the coding sequence ATGAGAATTACCTCTTTTCTTCTTTTCCTATGTGTATTTGCTTCGTTTGCAACGAACACAAGTTCGCAGAACGCTAAAGTGAATATTTCGGGAAGTAACATGACGGTCGGAAATTTTATCGACCAAGTTGAAAAACAGACAGAATACCTGTTTGTTTATAGTAAAAGTGAAGTGAATGTAGAAGAGGCTATTGCTGTTAAAAACGGCAATAAATCGGTAGCTCAATGCTTGGCCGAAGCCTTTGCGGGTACTGATGTAAAGTACGCCTTCGAAAACGACTACATTGTGTTGACTAAAAATGCTTCTCCTGCGATTGCCCAGCAAGGCAAAGTGGTTACGGGTACAATTACCGATTCCAAAGGCGAAGCCATTATTGGAGCCAATGTGCTTGTAAAAGGTTCATCATTGGGTACTACTACCGATTTTGACGGTAAATATTCATTGGAAGTACCTGCAGGAGCTGTATTACAAGTTTCATATATCGGTTACCTTTCAAAAGAGGTTGCTGTAGGCAACCAGTCTAATATAAACATCGTGCTTACTGAAGATACACAAACACTCGACGAAGTGGTTGTGGTTGGTTATGGTACTCAACGTAAATCGGATGTAACAGGTTCAATATCTGTTGCGAATGCGGACGATATTCTGAAAACCTCTTCATTTAATGCATTGGCTGGTTTGAAGGGTAAGGCATCTGGTGTGAACATCTTTACAAACTCAGGACAGCCTGGTGGTGCTACCCGTGTAATGATTCGTGGTATCGGTACCATCAACTCTTCATCAAATCCTTTGTATGTGGTTGACGGTGTTGTAATGGAAGATTTCCAATTCCTTAACCCTAATGACATCGAACGTATCGAGGTGTTGAAGGATGCTTCGGCTACGGCTATTTATGGTGCCCGCGGAGCAAACGGTGTTCTTATGGTTACTACAAAACGTGGTATTGCAGGTGAAGGTGTAAAGGTAAGCTACAATGGATATGTAAGTCTTTCGCAAGCTGCCAGCAAAATGGATGTAATGAATGCAGCCGAATTTATGGAAGCAATGAATGTAAGTTACGAAAATGATCGTAAATGGTATGGAAGTACTAAAACACTTACATTGAAAGATACCGAACTTTTCAATGCAGACGGAAGTCCTAAATATGATACAGACTGGCAGGATGAGGCAACTCGCACAGCTTTGTCTCACAATCATCAGCTAAGCATTCAACAAGGTGGAAAGAATTCGTCAGTCGGCGCATTCTTAAACTACACAGACCAGCAGGGAGTTATGTTGAATACATTTATGAAACGTATCAACGCTAAACTTACTTACGATGCAAAACCATTAAGCTGGTTGTCAACCGGTGTAAATGTCTTGGTTAACCATACCTGGCAAAATGATACCGACGAAGGTGGCGGCGGACAGGTTGCACGTCGTACTATGATTGAAATGCCGGCTATTTTCCCGGTTAAATATCCGAATGGAAAATGGTCTAACTCATTCTCTACTTCCGATTTTAGCTTCGAAGCGATGGCTAACCCGGTTCATGCTTTGGAAACAATGGAACGTATGCGTTACAGAACACAGATTTTTGGTAATGCGGCGCTGACTTTCCACCTGTTACCTGGATTGGATCTTAGAACACAGATCGGGGTAGATGCTCACCTTCGTAAATGGAGAGAATATTCACCAACGGATTTGATCAATATTTCATCTCCCAACGGATATGCGTTTATGAGTGATACCCAGCAGCTTTACTGGCAGGAAGAAACTTACCTTTCTTATAATAAGGTATTTGGAAAACACCGTGTAAATGCTGTAGCCGGTTTGTCATGGCAGGAAAGAACGTATAACTATATGTCTGTTGCCGCTTCAGGATTCTCTGATAACTTTTACGGATATAATAACTTGGGTGCAGCAAAGACTCCGGAACCTCCAACGTCAAATTATAACAGATGGGCTATGAACTCTTACTTCTTAAGAGGTGCTTATACGTATAATGATCGTTACATGGCTACAGTTACTGCCCGTATGGACGGTTCATCTAAATTTGGAGCTAACAACAAATATGCATTCTTCCCATCCTTAGGTTTGGGTTGGTTGGCTTCTAACGAAGGTTTTATGGAGGATATGACTGCTATCGATCAGCTAAAGTTCCATACCAGTTATGGTGTAACGGGTAACAGCGAAATCGATCCTTACAAATCATTGGCAACAATTTCTTCAGGTACTGCTTTGATTGATGGTGGCCGTCAGGCAACATCGTATGTGGCTCGTCTGGCTAATCCGGATCTTGAGTGGGAAAAGACAAATCAATTCGACTTTGGTTTTAACTTGAATATGTTTAAAAACCGTTTGAATTTTGATGTGTCTTATTACTACAAGCTTACAACCGACTTGTTGTTGGACAGCCCGGTTCCTCATAGTACTGGTTTCTCTTCAATTATCGACAATATCGGCGAGGTGGAAAACTTTGGTGTGGACTTTATGTTGAACAGTGTAAACGTTCAGACGAAAGATTTCTCATGGAATACAACATTGAATGTGAACTATAACCGTAATAAAATTAAACAACTGGGTGAGAATAACGAAGATATTCTTCCTGGTCCGGGTTGGGTGTCTGGTAGCCAGACAATCTTACGTGTAGGCGAATCGTTAAGCTCATTCTGGGGTTACGAACGTCTGGGTGTTTGGACAGTTGAGGAAAGAGCACAGGCTGAAGCTGCAGGTGCAAGAGTAGGTCAGGCTAAACGCTCGAAAGAAAAGAAAATCTTAGGTAAAGGTATTCCAGATTTTACAGGTAGCTTGATTAATACATTCAACTATAAGAATTTTGATTTGACTGTAGATTTGCAATTCGTAGCTGGTGTTGATATTTTACAACAGTTCTATCACTCGGCAGAAGACCGTTTCGGTTATACAAGCGGTTTGGCTTCAATCTTGCATGAAGGCTACAACGGTTCTAACCCTAACACCATGGTTCAGGCAGTCCGTAACGCTAATTTGTCTGGTCAGAGTTCAGAACTTGACTCACATTGGGTAGCCGACGGATCATACATCCGTGGTAACCTGATTCAGTTGGGCTATACATTTGATGCCAAAGCATTACAATCATTACGTTTAGGTGCACTTCGCGTGTACGCCAGCGTAAACAATGCTTTTGTCCTTGATTCAAAAGACTTCCAGGGATATGATCCTGAAGGTACTTCTCAAGGTTCTAACCAATGGGGACAGAATATGTTCTTCTATCAGTATCCGAAGCCAAGAACTTATACACTTGGTGTGAATGTTACATTTTAA